From Variimorphobacter saccharofermentans, one genomic window encodes:
- a CDS encoding coiled-coil domain-containing protein: MGRRTKGINFHSIVKNKKLPILTIDTRWHELFPDDWKTAEIRELEAKVNNLLKRQGKLGNDIKDLKKLKSNLLKDIVINMDIGNDSMKKVKEKKREKNKQYIEEINEKIDQYMNELGDLPYQIKEANEALMAASVQICYKRLEQNNQELDEVMDEVNKLRAQIKEKLLIKQDLEERNSMIYTYMHDIFGAEITDMLDRHHN; this comes from the coding sequence ATGGGAAGAAGAACGAAAGGTATTAATTTTCATAGTATTGTTAAGAATAAAAAGCTCCCGATTCTGACAATCGATACGCGTTGGCATGAATTATTTCCTGATGATTGGAAGACTGCAGAGATTAGAGAGCTTGAAGCAAAGGTCAATAATCTGTTGAAACGACAAGGAAAGCTCGGTAATGATATAAAGGATTTGAAGAAGCTGAAGAGCAACTTATTAAAAGATATTGTTATCAATATGGATATTGGCAATGATTCGATGAAAAAAGTTAAAGAAAAAAAGAGGGAAAAAAATAAGCAATATATTGAAGAGATCAATGAGAAAATTGATCAGTATATGAATGAGCTCGGTGATTTGCCATATCAGATTAAGGAAGCCAATGAAGCACTTATGGCTGCCAGCGTTCAAATATGTTATAAGAGGCTTGAGCAAAACAACCAGGAGCTTGACGAAGTCATGGATGAGGTTAATAAATTAAGAGCGCAAATAAAAGAAAAGCTATTAATTAAGCAGGACCTGGAAGAGAGAAATTCAATGATTTATACATACATGCATGACATTTTTGGCGCTGAGATTACGGATATGCTGGATAGACATCATAATTGA
- the abc-f gene encoding ribosomal protection-like ABC-F family protein, which produces MILACQNISKSFGTTEILKNVSFHVNEKEKVAIVGINGAGKSTLLKIIMKELSADEGEVILAKGSTIGYLAQHQNLTSENSILDEMLTVKQDVIDLDANIRKLEQDMKHAEGAELNQMLSTYTRLMHEFEIKNGYAYQSEVTGILKGLGFMEEEFDKKVNTLSGGQKTRIALGKLLLSKPDIILLDEPTNHLDLISIAWLETFLLNYNGAVIVVAHDRYFLDKVVSKVVELDNMKCQSFEGNYSVYAQKKEMLRNAMLKQYLNQQQEIKHQEEVIAKLRSFNREKSIKRAESREKMLEKIERIERPTDHSEMHFHLEPRIISGNDVLKVTDLAKSYGNLTLFTNLNFEIKRGEKVAIIGNNGTGKTTILKIINGQVKADQGEIKLGSKVHVGYYDQEHQVLDPDKTLFDELQDTYPNLDNTTIRNILAAFLFTEDDVFKRIKDISGGERGRVSLAKLMLSEANLLILDEPTNHLDITSKEILENAINQYQGTVLYVSHDRYFINKTATRILDLTEQTLLNYIGNYDYYLEKKPEVEAAYLGRSTISQQALYGTKPGAFPASLSSRSATTTKENDSDNKQTWQQQKEEQAKIRKRKNDLKKTEEEIHQLELRSEEIDALLTKEEIYTNVSKLLELNNEKKELEIRLEELLEQWESLASEE; this is translated from the coding sequence ATGATACTTGCATGTCAAAATATCAGTAAGTCTTTCGGAACCACCGAGATTTTGAAGAATGTTTCTTTTCATGTAAACGAGAAGGAAAAGGTTGCAATCGTCGGAATTAACGGTGCCGGAAAGTCTACTTTATTAAAGATTATTATGAAAGAATTGTCTGCTGATGAAGGAGAGGTTATTCTTGCAAAGGGTAGTACGATTGGTTATCTTGCCCAGCACCAAAATCTAACATCTGAAAATAGTATCCTTGATGAGATGCTAACGGTGAAGCAGGATGTTATTGATCTGGATGCTAACATTCGAAAATTAGAGCAGGATATGAAGCATGCAGAGGGCGCAGAGTTAAATCAGATGCTTAGCACCTATACCCGCCTGATGCACGAGTTTGAGATTAAAAACGGATATGCCTATCAGAGTGAAGTTACCGGTATATTAAAAGGTCTGGGCTTCATGGAAGAGGAATTTGATAAAAAAGTGAATACCTTATCCGGTGGACAAAAAACCCGAATTGCTCTGGGTAAGTTACTATTATCAAAACCAGATATTATACTACTGGATGAGCCCACCAACCATTTAGATTTAATATCCATCGCCTGGTTGGAGACCTTTTTACTTAATTATAATGGAGCAGTTATTGTTGTTGCCCATGACCGTTATTTTTTAGATAAGGTTGTATCGAAGGTTGTGGAATTGGATAATATGAAATGCCAATCCTTTGAGGGAAACTATTCTGTATATGCGCAGAAAAAAGAAATGCTTCGTAATGCTATGCTGAAGCAATATCTGAATCAACAGCAGGAAATAAAGCATCAGGAGGAGGTAATTGCAAAGCTTCGCTCCTTTAATCGCGAAAAATCCATTAAACGTGCCGAGAGTCGTGAAAAGATGCTGGAGAAAATCGAACGCATAGAACGTCCGACAGACCATTCCGAGATGCATTTTCATCTTGAACCGCGAATAATAAGCGGGAATGATGTGCTGAAGGTTACAGATCTTGCGAAATCCTATGGGAATCTCACGCTATTTACCAATCTTAACTTTGAAATCAAACGTGGCGAAAAAGTAGCTATTATCGGTAACAACGGTACTGGTAAAACCACCATACTTAAAATAATCAATGGTCAGGTCAAAGCTGATCAAGGTGAAATTAAGCTGGGCTCAAAGGTTCATGTTGGATATTATGACCAGGAGCATCAGGTTCTGGATCCCGATAAAACATTATTTGACGAATTACAGGATACTTATCCCAACTTAGATAATACAACCATACGCAACATTTTGGCAGCATTTCTATTTACTGAAGATGACGTATTCAAGCGCATCAAAGACATCAGCGGTGGTGAACGTGGCAGGGTATCTCTGGCAAAGCTTATGCTATCCGAGGCAAATCTATTGATCCTCGACGAGCCGACTAATCATCTGGATATAACCTCTAAAGAGATTCTTGAGAATGCAATCAATCAGTATCAGGGCACTGTATTATATGTATCCCATGATCGATATTTTATTAATAAGACTGCTACCAGAATCTTAGATTTGACCGAGCAAACCTTACTTAACTATATTGGTAATTATGATTATTATCTAGAAAAAAAGCCAGAGGTTGAGGCCGCTTACTTAGGCCGATCAACGATTTCTCAGCAAGCCCTTTACGGTACGAAGCCAGGAGCTTTTCCTGCTTCGTTATCTTCGAGGTCTGCAACGACTACAAAAGAAAACGATAGCGATAACAAGCAGACCTGGCAGCAGCAAAAGGAGGAGCAAGCCAAAATCCGTAAGAGGAAGAATGATTTGAAGAAGACGGAGGAGGAAATTCATCAATTGGAGCTTCGCTCTGAAGAAATCGATGCTTTATTGACAAAAGAAGAAATTTATACCAATGTTTCAAAATTACTTGAGCTAAACAATGAAAAGAAGGAGCTTGAAATACGTTTGGAAGAGCTGCTGGAGCAATGGGAAAGCCTAGCCTCTGAAGAATAA
- the acpS gene encoding holo-ACP synthase has translation MITGIGVDLIEINRVLKACQKESFMRRCFTSKEIDLIREDSKKAADNFAVKEAVAKMFGIGFRGFSLTDIEVLRTKEGKPYVNLYGSAAEIAKRQGTAVIHVSITNTKEYANAFVVGEAAE, from the coding sequence GTGATTACCGGAATTGGAGTGGACCTAATTGAAATAAATAGAGTACTAAAAGCATGCCAGAAAGAAAGCTTTATGAGACGGTGCTTTACGTCAAAGGAAATCGATCTAATACGGGAAGATTCCAAAAAGGCAGCCGATAATTTTGCGGTAAAGGAAGCAGTGGCGAAGATGTTTGGTATAGGATTTCGCGGATTTTCATTAACGGATATAGAGGTTTTACGTACGAAAGAAGGCAAACCGTATGTTAACCTGTATGGTAGTGCTGCTGAGATAGCGAAGCGTCAGGGAACTGCGGTCATTCATGTATCCATTACGAATACAAAAGAGTATGCCAATGCATTTGTCGTAGGGGAGGCAGCAGAATGA
- a CDS encoding transposase — protein sequence MLNSTTNTYTLKREILSFSNKISRKLSKPDRKFTADMTYGMLASGSCLLTDVVDQLHEDSKKVNSVERLTRHLNKGIHNSALSSYLHTIRKWVPDQPVIHIDDSDIIKPDGYKFEALGLVRDGSKSTDTKNVYEKGYHVTEACVMTKSNHPVSIYSKIHSSKEKTFTSVNNVTFDAMERGKAMFGKATFVMDRGYDDNKMFLKLDELKQDYVIRLTAKRKLLFHNKWVAATELRNRRKGKITTPVFYKGKKREAYLSHVKVQITASRKDIYLILVYGITEHPMMLATNKEIKSREDVIRIARLYFSRWRIEEYFRCKKQVFQFENFRVRKLKAINALNFYITLCMAFLALVSMKAETNALKVSIIQTAAPVKEKVQFCYYRLAKGISGILSYAKEGVRLWFRTKRPAYRQLCFKLIA from the coding sequence ATGCTTAATTCTACTACAAATACTTACACTTTGAAACGTGAAATTTTATCTTTTTCAAACAAAATATCCCGAAAGCTTTCCAAACCGGATCGAAAGTTTACTGCAGACATGACTTATGGCATGTTAGCTTCTGGCAGTTGCCTTCTGACTGATGTTGTGGATCAGCTTCACGAAGATTCCAAAAAGGTCAACAGCGTGGAAAGACTTACCCGACATCTCAATAAGGGAATCCATAATTCTGCCTTGTCTTCGTATCTGCATACAATACGTAAATGGGTGCCGGATCAACCAGTTATCCATATCGATGATAGTGATATCATCAAGCCTGACGGCTACAAGTTCGAAGCACTGGGACTTGTTCGGGATGGTTCCAAAAGCACCGATACCAAAAATGTCTATGAGAAGGGCTACCATGTAACAGAGGCTTGTGTTATGACTAAAAGCAATCATCCTGTCAGCATTTATTCTAAAATCCATTCTTCAAAAGAAAAGACCTTCACCTCTGTCAATAACGTAACCTTTGATGCCATGGAGCGCGGAAAAGCAATGTTTGGCAAAGCTACTTTTGTAATGGACAGGGGCTATGATGATAATAAGATGTTTCTTAAGCTTGATGAATTAAAGCAGGACTATGTGATCCGACTTACAGCTAAAAGAAAGCTACTTTTTCATAACAAATGGGTGGCCGCTACTGAACTGCGAAATCGTCGAAAAGGCAAAATCACAACACCTGTGTTCTATAAGGGCAAAAAAAGGGAAGCTTATCTATCCCATGTGAAGGTTCAAATCACTGCATCCAGAAAGGATATTTATCTGATTCTTGTCTATGGCATCACAGAGCATCCGATGATGCTCGCAACAAACAAGGAAATAAAGTCCCGAGAAGATGTAATACGAATTGCAAGGCTTTATTTCTCCCGCTGGCGCATTGAGGAATATTTCCGCTGCAAGAAACAGGTTTTCCAGTTTGAAAACTTCCGTGTCCGGAAGCTGAAAGCAATTAATGCTCTCAATTTTTATATCACCTTGTGTATGGCATTTCTTGCTCTGGTTTCAATGAAAGCAGAAACAAATGCCCTAAAGGTTTCAATCATACAGACAGCAGCTCCTGTTAAGGAGAAAGTTCAGTTCTGCTATTATCGGTTAGCAAAAGGTATCTCCGGCATACTCTCGTATGCAAAAGAAGGCGTCAGGCTATGGTTCAGGACAAAACGTCCTGCATACCGTCAACTTTGCTTTAAGCTAATCGCTTAA
- a CDS encoding GntR family transcriptional regulator, translated as MEDFNLHKEVTDKYSLRGRVFNKIREDILAGVYKENEELKENTIGLELGVSRTPVREALRQLELEGLVTIIPNKGAYVTGITSKDIHDIYMIRSYLEGLCAKWACDHITEAQIEALDEVLYLSDFHARRGHNEQLVELDNKFHELIYKASGSKILEHVLTDFHHYVERVRKITLSRPSRATKSSAEHAAILDAIRRRDGKLAEALANEHIMNTIQNISDQGL; from the coding sequence TTGGAAGATTTTAATCTTCACAAAGAGGTGACAGATAAATATTCCTTAAGAGGTAGAGTGTTTAACAAGATAAGAGAAGATATTCTGGCTGGAGTCTATAAGGAAAATGAAGAGCTTAAGGAAAACACAATCGGTTTAGAACTGGGTGTAAGTCGTACACCGGTTCGAGAAGCGCTAAGGCAGCTGGAATTGGAAGGCTTGGTAACAATCATACCAAATAAGGGAGCCTATGTAACCGGAATTACATCAAAGGACATCCATGATATCTATATGATCCGTTCCTATCTGGAAGGATTGTGTGCAAAATGGGCTTGTGATCATATCACAGAAGCTCAGATAGAAGCATTGGATGAGGTACTTTATCTGTCGGATTTTCATGCAAGAAGAGGGCATAATGAGCAATTAGTTGAACTGGACAATAAATTTCATGAGCTAATCTATAAAGCCTCCGGAAGCAAAATACTGGAGCATGTACTTACTGATTTTCACCATTATGTGGAGAGAGTTCGTAAAATTACATTATCCAGACCAAGTAGAGCCACAAAATCAAGCGCTGAGCATGCTGCGATACTGGATGCAATCCGTAGACGTGACGGGAAGCTGGCAGAAGCTTTAGCAAACGAGCATATTATGAACACCATTCAGAATATAAGCGATCAGGGTTTATAA
- a CDS encoding isocitrate/isopropylmalate dehydrogenase family protein, with translation MISTEKIEAAKERFGQLLKEQLQRVEEMKAQGDFIDYKSLDQIKIGVCGGDGIGPAITSQAQRILEYLLRDEIKAGKVAFHVIEGLTIERRAAENAAIPPAVLDEIKKCHVILKGPTTTPRKGDPWPNVESANVAMRKELDLFANVRPVRIPEQGIDWTFYRENTEGAYAVGSKGVHVTEDLGVDFTIATTQGTERIIRAAFEFAKANGKTRVTAVTKANIIKTTDGKFLDIFREIAKEYPDITADDWYIDIMTAKLVDEKRRKDFQVVVLPNLYGDIITDEAAEFQGGVGTAGSANIGKKYAMFEAIHGSAPRMVQEGRDIYADPSSMIRAGAMLLAHIGYNKEADKLYRALDICTVTEKKIVTTGRSNGATGAEFADYVMETIEKLK, from the coding sequence ATGATATCAACAGAGAAAATTGAAGCAGCGAAAGAAAGATTTGGACAATTGCTAAAGGAGCAACTGCAGCGAGTTGAAGAAATGAAAGCTCAGGGTGACTTTATTGATTACAAATCCTTGGATCAGATTAAAATCGGTGTTTGCGGTGGGGATGGTATCGGCCCGGCTATTACATCCCAGGCGCAACGTATTCTGGAATATTTATTAAGGGATGAGATTAAAGCTGGAAAAGTTGCTTTTCATGTAATTGAAGGATTAACCATCGAGAGAAGGGCAGCAGAAAATGCAGCAATTCCTCCCGCAGTATTGGATGAAATAAAGAAGTGTCATGTTATTCTGAAGGGACCAACAACAACACCTAGAAAAGGTGATCCCTGGCCGAATGTAGAAAGTGCTAATGTAGCTATGAGAAAGGAACTTGACTTATTTGCCAATGTTCGACCGGTACGTATTCCTGAGCAGGGAATCGACTGGACCTTCTATCGTGAAAATACAGAAGGTGCTTACGCAGTGGGAAGTAAGGGTGTTCATGTTACTGAAGATTTAGGTGTAGACTTTACAATCGCTACAACCCAGGGTACCGAGCGTATCATCAGAGCTGCCTTTGAATTCGCTAAAGCAAATGGTAAGACAAGAGTTACAGCAGTCACAAAAGCAAATATCATTAAAACCACAGATGGTAAGTTCTTAGATATCTTCCGTGAGATAGCGAAGGAGTATCCGGATATCACTGCGGATGACTGGTACATTGATATTATGACTGCAAAGCTTGTTGATGAGAAAAGAAGAAAGGACTTCCAGGTGGTGGTTCTTCCTAATCTCTATGGCGATATTATTACAGATGAAGCAGCAGAATTCCAGGGAGGTGTTGGTACTGCCGGAAGCGCTAATATCGGTAAGAAATATGCAATGTTTGAAGCAATTCACGGATCTGCACCTCGTATGGTACAGGAGGGACGCGATATTTATGCAGATCCAAGTAGTATGATTCGTGCTGGTGCAATGTTATTGGCACATATCGGATATAATAAAGAAGCAGATAAGCTGTATCGTGCGCTGGATATATGTACCGTTACTGAGAAGAAGATTGTAACAACTGGTAGATCAAATGGAGCTACTGGTGCAGAATTTGCTGACTATGTTATGGAAACAATAGAGAAATTAAAGTAG